A part of Olleya sp. Bg11-27 genomic DNA contains:
- a CDS encoding TonB-dependent receptor, whose amino-acid sequence MKHIFTGLLLLVISTSFAQVKFEGVVKDSTGVALELANVVAINQATKILEAYAITNDKGRYKLNLEVNQTYSIQVSYIGMKQISNIVSTKESDINKDYTMSIDNSLDEVEITYEMPVTISGDTITYNADSFKNGTERKLGDVLEKMPGVEINDDGEVEIEGKKVGKVMIDGKEFFDGDTKLATKNIPANAIDKVQVLKNYSEVGQLSGVTNNQDNIAINIKLKEGKKNFWFGTVTGGSGNSKDSELYLLQPKLFYYSPNKSINFIGDLNNIGELALSRRDIFNFSGGFQQPSQQSGTNISLGSNDLGFRQLQNNQAKSINTKFGAANFSYSPKSTLDVSGFAIFASSRIALQENSNVFYTDQTLGIPDENTSSNTQQKSDLGLVKFSAKYKPDGNNQLDYDILGRVSKDEQLNGTFSNVVGPIDQNEETNPYKINQNLNYYYTMDEDNIFALSVQHLLQDEDPFYNAVLQNDPLNNTDVVNDPFDDTAQDLGLDGTQVTYDVNQQKRVKTNQLDAKVDYWNILNKKSDINFTVGTIYSNQQFDSNIFQTLDDGSDLETNTTISGLSDVNNIKYTFNDIYVGAHYRFKTGKFTISPGVSAHAYSAINDQFNTKTTDNFFRVLPDLNVRVQLKGTETLDLSYKMQTQFTDVNQFAQGLVLNNYNSTFQGNPNLESALSHNINLRYFSFNMFNYTNVFAFINYSKNIDNIRNVSEFQPGSVIRTSTPYNSGLDDESLNVSGRFQRRFGKLQASLRGTFGYTKYNQFINSQVSVNENYTQSYTAEFRSNFRDAPNFQLRYTYGLSDNDQGTRRTKIYTNAPSAEFDALIFKTFTFKTDYTYSRQTLDGNSNSFGLWNANLAYRKSSDSKWEYELKTTNLLDTASRVQNSNDAFSVSTSEYYIQPRFVTVRFIYNL is encoded by the coding sequence ATGAAACATATATTTACAGGACTACTTTTATTAGTAATTAGTACCTCTTTTGCACAAGTCAAATTTGAAGGTGTTGTCAAAGATAGTACGGGTGTTGCTTTAGAGTTAGCCAACGTGGTGGCTATAAATCAAGCAACTAAAATTTTAGAAGCGTATGCTATAACTAACGATAAAGGGCGTTATAAGCTTAATTTAGAAGTTAATCAAACGTATAGTATACAGGTTAGTTATATTGGGATGAAACAGATTTCCAACATCGTTAGTACTAAGGAGAGTGACATAAATAAAGACTATACGATGTCTATAGATAATAGTTTAGACGAAGTAGAGATTACTTATGAAATGCCGGTAACCATAAGTGGTGACACGATTACTTATAACGCGGATTCTTTTAAAAATGGAACAGAACGAAAACTTGGTGATGTTTTAGAAAAAATGCCTGGTGTTGAGATTAATGATGATGGAGAGGTTGAGATTGAGGGGAAGAAAGTTGGTAAGGTTATGATTGATGGTAAAGAGTTTTTTGATGGAGATACTAAATTAGCCACCAAAAATATACCTGCAAACGCTATTGATAAAGTTCAGGTTTTAAAAAATTATTCTGAAGTGGGGCAATTAAGTGGTGTGACTAATAATCAAGATAATATTGCTATTAATATTAAATTAAAGGAGGGGAAGAAAAACTTTTGGTTTGGTACCGTTACGGGGGGATCAGGAAACTCTAAAGATAGTGAGTTATATTTATTGCAACCAAAATTGTTTTATTACAGTCCTAACAAGAGTATTAATTTTATTGGGGATTTAAATAATATTGGTGAGTTAGCTTTGTCGCGCAGAGATATTTTTAATTTCTCAGGAGGTTTCCAACAACCGAGTCAGCAGAGTGGGACTAATATTAGTTTAGGTAGTAATGATTTAGGTTTTAGGCAACTTCAAAATAACCAAGCAAAAAGTATTAATACTAAGTTTGGAGCCGCTAACTTTAGTTATTCTCCAAAAAGTACTTTGGATGTTAGTGGTTTTGCCATTTTTGCAAGTAGTAGAATAGCGTTACAAGAAAATAGCAACGTATTTTATACAGATCAAACTTTGGGTATACCTGATGAAAATACATCTAGTAACACCCAACAAAAAAGTGATCTTGGATTAGTTAAGTTTAGTGCAAAGTATAAACCAGATGGTAATAACCAATTGGATTATGATATTCTGGGGCGCGTGTCTAAAGATGAACAGTTAAATGGAACATTCTCTAATGTCGTAGGACCTATTGATCAAAACGAAGAAACGAATCCTTATAAGATAAATCAAAACCTGAATTATTATTATACAATGGACGAGGATAATATTTTTGCTTTATCTGTACAACATCTATTGCAAGATGAAGATCCATTTTATAATGCGGTGCTACAAAATGATCCATTAAATAATACAGATGTTGTTAATGATCCTTTTGATGACACAGCTCAAGATCTAGGATTAGATGGAACGCAGGTTACTTATGATGTCAATCAACAAAAACGTGTTAAAACCAATCAGTTAGATGCTAAGGTCGATTATTGGAATATTTTAAATAAAAAGAGCGATATCAATTTTACTGTTGGGACCATTTATAGTAATCAACAATTTGATTCTAATATTTTTCAAACGTTAGATGACGGAAGTGATTTAGAGACTAATACAACAATATCAGGCTTGTCTGATGTTAATAATATAAAATATACTTTTAATGATATCTATGTGGGCGCGCATTATCGTTTTAAAACAGGTAAGTTTACAATTAGTCCAGGGGTTTCTGCACATGCTTATAGTGCCATTAATGATCAGTTTAATACTAAAACGACAGATAACTTTTTTAGAGTATTGCCAGATTTAAACGTCCGTGTACAATTAAAAGGTACGGAAACTTTAGATTTATCTTATAAGATGCAAACACAGTTTACAGACGTTAATCAGTTTGCACAAGGTTTAGTTTTAAATAATTATAATTCTACGTTTCAAGGTAATCCTAATTTGGAAAGCGCGTTGTCACATAATATTAATTTGCGCTATTTTAGTTTTAATATGTTTAATTATACGAATGTTTTTGCGTTTATTAATTACTCTAAAAACATAGATAATATTAGAAATGTATCGGAGTTTCAGCCGGGCTCTGTTATAAGGACAAGTACACCTTATAACTCTGGATTAGATGATGAAAGTTTAAATGTTAGTGGTCGTTTTCAAAGACGTTTTGGTAAATTACAAGCTAGTTTAAGAGGGACTTTTGGTTATACTAAATACAATCAGTTTATTAATAGCCAAGTTTCGGTTAACGAAAACTATACCCAAAGTTATACTGCGGAGTTTAGATCTAATTTTAGAGATGCTCCTAATTTTCAATTACGATATACTTACGGTTTAAGTGATAATGACCAAGGTACTAGACGAACTAAAATATATACTAATGCACCATCAGCAGAGTTTGATGCGTTAATATTTAAAACCTTTACTTTTAAAACAGATTATACTTATAGTCGTCAAACGTTGGATGGGAATAGTAATAGTTTCGGATTATGGAATGCTAATTTAGCGTACAGAAAAAGTAGCGATAGTAAGTGGGAGTACGAGTTAAAGACGACCAATTTATTAGATACAGCTTCAAGAGTACAAAATAGTAATGATGCGTTTTCTGTAAGTACTAGTGAGTATTATATACAGCCTAGATTTGTAACAGTTAGATTTATTTATAATCTTTAA
- the rodA gene encoding rod shape-determining protein RodA translates to MRQTDRHYKFDWLTILLYFILVMFGWVNIISASHSGEALEFFNFSHFYSKQLVFIGLSIILIILVLSIESKFYERFSSVIYIIALFSLAGLFVFGKNINGATSWYPIGSFTFQPGEFAKVATALAVAKYVSDLNTDIKRFSDQLKTFAIIVVPALLVLLQPDAGSAIVYGAFFFVLYREGLPHIYLIVSVLLILLSIFALKFGAVSTLLITAIIVLTYYFTRKKRPSILQPLTVILLCTSLAFSVRFFYDNILPTHQKDRITIWLSLEKDPEKLERMKKTVAYNLNESEKAISSGGFRGKGFLEGTRTTGNFVPEQHTDYIFSTVGEEWGFIGSFLTVIVFLLLIVRILILAERQKTQFSRMYGYAVGAILFLHFLINIGMVMGLIPTIGIPLPFFSYGGSGLWGFTILVFIFIKLDSNRINEW, encoded by the coding sequence ATGAGGCAAACAGATAGACATTACAAATTTGATTGGTTAACCATATTACTATATTTTATACTAGTGATGTTTGGTTGGGTTAATATCATTTCGGCATCACACTCTGGTGAGGCCTTAGAGTTTTTCAACTTCTCACATTTTTACAGTAAACAACTCGTTTTTATTGGATTATCCATTATATTAATAATACTTGTATTGTCCATAGAATCTAAATTTTACGAGCGGTTTTCAAGTGTCATTTATATCATAGCACTGTTCTCTTTAGCCGGCTTATTTGTATTCGGAAAAAATATTAATGGGGCTACCTCTTGGTATCCCATTGGATCTTTTACGTTCCAACCAGGTGAATTTGCTAAAGTAGCAACTGCTCTTGCTGTTGCCAAATATGTAAGTGATTTAAACACTGACATAAAACGTTTTAGCGATCAACTTAAAACCTTTGCGATTATCGTCGTCCCTGCTTTATTAGTCCTTTTACAACCAGATGCGGGAAGCGCAATAGTATACGGCGCCTTTTTCTTTGTATTATACAGAGAAGGGCTACCTCACATCTATTTAATTGTTAGTGTTCTATTAATATTACTATCAATATTCGCTTTAAAATTTGGAGCAGTAAGCACTCTACTAATTACAGCTATTATAGTATTAACGTATTATTTCACTAGAAAAAAAAGACCTTCAATATTACAACCCCTTACAGTAATACTGCTTTGTACATCATTAGCTTTTAGTGTTCGTTTTTTTTATGACAATATTTTACCTACACACCAAAAAGACCGCATTACTATTTGGCTAAGTTTAGAAAAAGATCCGGAGAAATTAGAGCGCATGAAAAAAACAGTTGCTTATAATCTCAACGAGTCTGAGAAAGCAATTAGCAGTGGTGGTTTTAGAGGGAAAGGTTTTTTAGAAGGGACACGTACCACAGGAAACTTCGTGCCTGAACAACACACAGATTACATTTTTAGTACAGTCGGTGAAGAATGGGGTTTTATTGGTAGTTTTTTAACGGTAATCGTATTTCTACTTTTAATTGTAAGAATACTTATTCTAGCCGAACGACAGAAAACACAATTTAGCAGAATGTATGGGTATGCTGTTGGAGCCATATTATTTTTACATTTTCTGATTAATATAGGAATGGTAATGGGACTAATTCCAACGATTGGTATACCACTCCCCTTCTTTAGTTATGGAGGTTCTGGACTATGGGGATTCACTATCCTTGTTTTTATCTTTATTAAATTAGATTCTAATCGTATTAATGAATGGTAA